A single genomic interval of Streptosporangium album harbors:
- a CDS encoding S8 family serine peptidase codes for MRVLIQLRPSPDVVAAVADPDVTATTADVADGLPGVVLDASFTPVAVPRPVPAAGGDPLSLNQVLTFSLAPDDASVIVRGEISDDEVSTRLTLLPALRNDVVGVFADPVIESNLTCGGDAPVGDWHDVERLLHVTELHAEGLDGAGVALAILDTGINAAHVTRRLGRDLVLDKERSWNPDGVTGRPGEFPVNHGTMCAFDTLIAAPRATLIDVPVLLSQRPGGSALDGLLSDAVAAFSHLRTVLAGQPVESRSLVVSNSWGSFSPRWDFPVGHPGNYSDNPAHPFNLIVASLEQAGADVLFAAGNCGRECKDGRCAYPDRPITGANSHTGVLSIGGVDTRGERVGYSSQGPGRLTLRKPDICFYTHFSGSKAFGDGEPDSGTSAACPVAAGLVAAIRTRWPSSRLSPAQLRALLRRTADDRSDVGFDYDYGYGVADTAGVLASLRRRSKADR; via the coding sequence ATGCGGGTCCTGATCCAGCTCCGCCCCTCTCCGGACGTCGTCGCGGCGGTCGCCGATCCCGACGTGACCGCGACGACGGCCGACGTCGCCGACGGCCTGCCCGGGGTCGTCCTGGACGCCTCCTTCACCCCGGTCGCCGTGCCCCGCCCGGTGCCCGCGGCCGGAGGCGACCCCCTCTCCCTGAACCAGGTGCTGACCTTCTCCCTCGCCCCCGACGACGCCTCGGTCATCGTCCGGGGGGAGATCTCCGACGACGAGGTGTCCACCCGGCTCACCCTGCTGCCCGCCCTCCGCAACGACGTCGTGGGCGTGTTCGCCGACCCGGTCATCGAGTCGAACCTCACCTGTGGCGGCGACGCCCCGGTGGGCGACTGGCACGACGTGGAGCGGCTGCTGCACGTCACGGAACTGCACGCGGAGGGACTGGACGGGGCGGGCGTCGCCCTGGCGATCCTGGACACCGGCATCAACGCCGCCCACGTGACCCGCCGTCTCGGGCGGGACCTGGTCCTGGACAAGGAGCGGAGCTGGAACCCCGACGGGGTCACCGGCAGGCCGGGCGAGTTCCCGGTCAACCACGGCACGATGTGCGCGTTCGACACGCTGATCGCCGCCCCGCGGGCGACGCTGATCGACGTTCCCGTGCTGCTCTCCCAGCGCCCCGGCGGCTCGGCCCTGGACGGCCTGCTCTCGGACGCGGTCGCGGCGTTCTCCCACCTGCGCACCGTCCTTGCGGGCCAGCCCGTGGAGTCACGGTCCCTGGTGGTCAGCAACAGCTGGGGCTCCTTCTCGCCCCGCTGGGACTTCCCCGTCGGCCACCCCGGCAACTACTCCGACAACCCGGCCCACCCGTTCAACCTGATCGTCGCCAGCCTGGAGCAGGCGGGCGCCGACGTGCTGTTCGCCGCCGGAAACTGCGGGCGCGAGTGCAAGGACGGCCGGTGCGCGTATCCGGACCGCCCGATCACGGGCGCCAACTCCCACACGGGCGTGCTGTCCATCGGCGGCGTGGACACCCGCGGCGAGCGGGTCGGATACTCCTCCCAGGGCCCCGGCCGCCTCACCCTCCGCAAGCCGGACATCTGCTTCTACACCCACTTCTCCGGGTCCAAGGCATTCGGCGACGGCGAGCCCGACTCGGGGACCTCTGCCGCCTGCCCCGTCGCCGCGGGCCTGGTCGCGGCCATCCGCACCCGCTGGCCCTCCTCCCGTCTCTCCCCCGCCCAACTGCGCGCCCTGCTCCGCCGCACCGCCGACGACCGCAGCGACGTCGGATTCGACTACGACTACGGCTACGGCGTCGCCGACACGGCGGGGGTTCTCGCATCGTTGCGGCGCAGGTCCAAAGCCGACCGGTAG
- a CDS encoding DeoR/GlpR family DNA-binding transcription regulator yields the protein MTTSKSSERNRPAQRQAEIAELVLQRGSISANDLSELFGVSLMTIHRDLDELERQGIVHKFRGGVSAQPSSVFESNVTYRLRAAREEKIALAHRARTLIEPGMAVMLDDSTTTLELARLLEDAAPLTVITNFLETIKLVAGMRGIRLIALGGEYYPTHDSFLGVPCIEAIEALRVDMLFASVSAVSNNYAYHQEQEIVLVKRAMIRAAQRSVLAVDHSKLGRVALHRLVPLSDFDLVLTDSRAPEDSLLEMRENGIRYDVV from the coding sequence ATGACGACCTCCAAGTCCTCCGAGCGCAACCGTCCCGCCCAACGGCAGGCCGAGATCGCCGAGCTCGTGCTGCAGCGCGGCTCCATATCGGCCAACGATCTTTCCGAGCTGTTCGGCGTCAGCCTCATGACCATTCACCGCGATCTCGACGAGCTGGAGCGTCAGGGCATCGTGCACAAGTTTCGCGGCGGCGTGAGCGCACAGCCGTCCAGCGTCTTCGAAAGCAACGTGACCTACCGGCTGCGCGCCGCCCGCGAGGAGAAGATCGCTCTCGCCCACCGCGCCCGCACGCTCATCGAGCCGGGCATGGCCGTCATGCTCGACGACTCGACGACCACGCTGGAACTGGCCCGCCTCCTTGAGGACGCCGCCCCGCTGACCGTCATCACCAACTTCCTGGAGACCATCAAGCTGGTCGCGGGAATGCGCGGCATCCGGTTGATCGCCCTCGGCGGGGAGTACTACCCGACGCACGACTCGTTCCTCGGCGTGCCGTGCATCGAGGCGATCGAGGCGCTACGCGTCGACATGTTGTTCGCCTCCGTCTCCGCGGTGTCGAACAACTACGCCTACCACCAGGAGCAGGAGATCGTCCTGGTGAAGCGGGCGATGATCCGCGCGGCCCAGAGGTCGGTGCTCGCGGTCGATCACAGCAAGCTCGGCCGCGTCGCCCTGCACCGGCTCGTTCCGCTGTCCGACTTCGACCTCGTCCTCACCGATTCCCGCGCCCCCGAGGACAGCCTGCTGGAGATGAGAGAGAACGGTATCCGCTATGACGTCGTCTGA
- a CDS encoding histidine phosphatase family protein, with translation MTTTVVLARHGRTSWHHPNRYTGRSDIGLDDVGTDQARALAAWAPSQGFTSLASSHLSRAVATLAPVAAALGQPPAVDPRLRELDFGIAEGRTLADVRADRPDVADRFVADPSGDHFPGGEAPPDAVTRAMAGLGDLVTADPGGRILVVAHSTLIRLLVCAVLGVPLGDYRRRLPSLDPVSTTTFRFSGGDGPVALLAYNVPVSRGWTA, from the coding sequence GTGACCACGACCGTCGTCCTCGCCCGCCACGGCCGGACCTCCTGGCACCATCCCAACCGCTACACGGGCCGCAGCGACATCGGGCTCGACGACGTCGGGACGGACCAGGCGCGGGCACTGGCCGCATGGGCGCCGTCCCAGGGATTCACGAGCCTGGCCAGCTCACACCTCTCACGTGCGGTCGCGACCCTCGCACCGGTGGCGGCGGCGCTCGGGCAGCCCCCCGCCGTCGACCCGAGGCTGCGCGAGCTCGACTTCGGCATCGCCGAGGGGCGCACCCTGGCCGACGTCCGCGCGGACCGTCCCGACGTCGCCGACCGGTTCGTGGCCGACCCCTCCGGGGACCACTTCCCGGGCGGGGAGGCTCCCCCCGACGCCGTGACCCGCGCCATGGCGGGGCTCGGCGACCTCGTCACCGCCGATCCCGGCGGGCGGATCCTCGTCGTCGCCCATTCCACCCTGATCCGCCTGCTGGTCTGCGCGGTGCTCGGCGTGCCGCTCGGCGACTACCGGAGGCGGCTGCCGTCCCTCGACCCGGTCTCCACGACGACCTTCCGATTCTCCGGCGGAGACGGTCCGGTGGCGCTGCTGGCGTACAACGTGCCCGTGTCCCGAGGATGGACCGCATGA
- a CDS encoding FGGY family carbohydrate kinase, with product MTSSDPVVVGVDVGTTVTKAVAFDSDGTALLRTARPTVLDRPGDGRYEQDIDTVVASAVGVLAELARGLDRTVAAVGITGQGDGVWLVDAEGRSVHPAISWLDARAAPVIEAWETEGLLDSAYRRTGTLMFPGCSGPVLAWLDAHEPSVLDRAATAGYCKDIVMQALTGLRATDPSDASAPFLDPLRRDYDEELIAACGLAHRRHLLAPVTTAPTGALSRSAAAATGLPAGTPVVAAPYDLPASALGAGVTEVGDGLLIVGTTLACQVLVDTVDTGGEACGLTLSTWQDRRWLRALPAMVGTAALDWVLRLVGATVSDLPRLLTDGSSNGLSMLPFLAEAGERAPFVAPRARGRIDGLHLGVGPADLVRTTCEAIAYSARHCLTTAGLAGSLTACGGGVASAAWAQIFADVLDRPLHVLSGDETGARGAARAAAETLGRPATAPPPGRTHHPDPAASARYAAGYERYLTQITAARPAWVASG from the coding sequence ATGACGTCGTCTGATCCGGTCGTCGTCGGCGTCGACGTCGGCACCACCGTCACCAAGGCCGTCGCCTTCGACAGCGACGGCACGGCGTTGCTGCGCACCGCCCGGCCCACGGTCCTCGACCGGCCCGGCGACGGCCGGTACGAACAGGACATCGACACGGTCGTCGCGTCCGCCGTCGGCGTGCTCGCCGAGCTCGCGCGCGGCCTCGACCGGACGGTGGCGGCCGTCGGCATCACGGGCCAGGGCGACGGGGTGTGGCTCGTCGACGCCGAGGGACGGTCCGTGCACCCCGCGATCTCCTGGCTCGACGCCAGGGCCGCCCCCGTCATCGAGGCGTGGGAGACCGAGGGGCTGCTCGACTCCGCCTACCGCCGCACCGGGACCCTCATGTTCCCCGGCTGCTCGGGCCCCGTCCTCGCCTGGCTCGACGCGCACGAGCCCTCGGTGCTCGACCGCGCGGCGACGGCCGGATACTGCAAGGACATCGTCATGCAGGCTCTCACCGGGCTGCGCGCGACCGACCCGTCCGACGCGTCCGCGCCGTTCCTCGACCCGCTCCGCCGTGACTACGACGAGGAACTGATCGCCGCGTGCGGCCTCGCGCACCGCCGGCATCTGCTCGCCCCGGTGACCACCGCTCCGACCGGCGCGCTGAGCCGGTCGGCCGCGGCGGCGACCGGGCTGCCCGCGGGCACGCCCGTCGTCGCCGCGCCCTACGACCTGCCCGCCTCGGCGCTGGGCGCCGGCGTCACCGAGGTCGGCGACGGGCTGCTCATCGTCGGTACCACCCTCGCCTGCCAGGTTCTCGTCGACACCGTCGACACCGGCGGCGAGGCGTGCGGGCTCACGCTGAGCACGTGGCAGGACCGGCGCTGGCTGCGGGCGCTGCCCGCGATGGTCGGTACCGCCGCGCTCGACTGGGTGCTGCGCCTCGTCGGCGCGACCGTCTCCGACCTGCCGCGGCTGCTCACCGACGGCAGCTCGAACGGGCTGTCGATGCTGCCGTTCCTCGCCGAGGCGGGAGAGCGCGCCCCGTTCGTCGCGCCCCGCGCCCGTGGCCGGATCGACGGGCTGCACCTCGGCGTCGGTCCCGCCGACCTCGTCCGCACCACCTGCGAGGCGATCGCCTACAGCGCCCGGCACTGTCTGACGACGGCCGGGCTCGCCGGGTCGCTGACCGCGTGCGGCGGCGGCGTCGCGTCCGCGGCGTGGGCGCAGATATTCGCCGACGTCCTCGACCGCCCGCTCCACGTCCTCTCCGGTGACGAGACCGGTGCCCGCGGAGCGGCCCGCGCCGCGGCCGAGACTCTCGGCAGGCCCGCCACGGCGCCACCCCCCGGACGGACACACCATCCCGACCCCGCCGCGTCCGCCCGTTACGCCGCGGGTTACGAGCGCTACCTCACCCAGATCACGGCTGCCCGCCCCGCGTGGGTCGCCTCCGGATAG
- a CDS encoding 2-hydroxyacid dehydrogenase: MKVLVAGDHFVTNDLLLGALNAQLDVGFDVTTLTLPWPHTPFGPVAEVDEASGDEDALIEALDGVEIAITQMAPFTARVINASDTLRLIVVARGGPVNVNLDAASARGVDVRSTPGRNAVAAAEHTVALLLAALRRIPATHASTVAGEWRSDLYALDAVGSELAGTTVGLIGYGAIGRRVGRILAAFDAEVLVYDPYADPATLDGATPVGLDELLERSRVVSVHARLTPETRRLVDAAALARLPRGAVLVNTARGGLLDYDAVADALHDGRLGAAAFDVYDVEPPPAGSRLFSAPNVVCTPHLAGATVQTAQRAARQCADAVAAFLAETR; encoded by the coding sequence GTGAAAGTCCTCGTCGCCGGTGACCACTTCGTCACCAATGACCTACTCCTTGGCGCGTTGAACGCCCAACTCGACGTGGGGTTCGACGTCACGACGCTGACGCTGCCGTGGCCGCACACGCCCTTCGGCCCGGTCGCCGAGGTCGACGAGGCGTCCGGTGACGAGGACGCCCTCATCGAGGCGCTCGACGGAGTCGAGATCGCCATCACCCAGATGGCCCCGTTCACCGCCCGGGTCATCAACGCCTCCGACACGCTGCGGCTCATCGTCGTCGCGCGGGGCGGGCCCGTCAACGTCAACCTCGACGCGGCCTCGGCGCGCGGTGTCGACGTCCGCTCCACGCCCGGCCGCAACGCCGTGGCCGCCGCCGAGCACACCGTCGCCCTGCTGCTCGCCGCGCTGCGCCGCATCCCCGCCACCCATGCCTCGACGGTCGCGGGAGAGTGGCGCAGCGACCTGTACGCCCTCGACGCCGTCGGCTCCGAGCTCGCCGGGACCACCGTGGGCCTCATCGGGTACGGCGCGATCGGACGGCGCGTCGGCCGCATACTCGCCGCCTTCGACGCCGAGGTGCTCGTCTACGATCCGTACGCCGACCCCGCGACCCTCGACGGCGCCACGCCGGTCGGCCTGGACGAGCTGCTCGAGCGCTCCCGCGTCGTGAGCGTGCACGCCCGCCTCACGCCCGAGACCCGCCGCCTCGTCGACGCCGCCGCGCTCGCCCGCCTGCCCAGGGGCGCGGTGCTCGTCAACACCGCCCGCGGTGGGCTGCTGGACTACGACGCCGTCGCCGACGCGCTGCACGACGGAAGGCTCGGCGCCGCGGCGTTCGACGTGTACGACGTCGAGCCGCCGCCTGCCGGCTCACGGCTGTTCTCGGCTCCGAACGTGGTGTGCACCCCCCACCTCGCCGGGGCGACGGTGCAGACGGCGCAGCGCGCCGCACGCCAGTGCGCCGACGCCGTGGCCGCGTTTCTCGCGGAGACGCGGTGA
- a CDS encoding FGGY-family carbohydrate kinase: protein MRTDQPAQVWAGVDVGTQSLRVVLVDDTGRVAGRGAGSLTSHRTGAVHEQDPAQWWAVLGSAFRQALKDVDPRAVLGVAICGTSGTFLLADASDGVPRTPALMYDDARASAEAPDVTAALGYATQPSWALPKLVHLLRTGPAPLRADLESGRVRLVHCPDHLAERLVGGPVATDWSHALKTGYDLDGLDWPTEALGRLGLPQAVLPAVVRPGTPLGTVSASGADHTGLPAGIPVLAGMSDGCAAQIAAGALAPGSWNSVLGTTLVLKGVTATRIVDPANVIYSHRHPDGGWLPGGASSVGAGILERRFPSVDRDALDRAAARYEPSGGIAYPLLGRGERFPFVAPDAEGFELGTPVDEADRYAAVLQGVAFVERLAYATLRHLGADVDGPLSVTGGAVRSRYWTQLRADILGRPIRLPANPEPAFGMAVLAAAGDGRLYATSQRFVRIAETVEPRSGAAERFADAYGGFVDELAARGHLDPGLARYAKEQP from the coding sequence ATGCGCACAGACCAACCAGCCCAGGTGTGGGCGGGTGTCGACGTCGGCACTCAGAGCCTGCGGGTCGTCCTCGTCGACGACACCGGCCGTGTTGCCGGACGTGGCGCGGGAAGCCTGACCAGCCACCGCACGGGTGCCGTGCACGAGCAGGACCCGGCGCAGTGGTGGGCGGTGCTCGGCAGCGCGTTCCGCCAGGCCCTGAAAGACGTCGATCCCCGGGCGGTCCTCGGGGTGGCGATCTGCGGCACCTCCGGCACCTTCCTGCTCGCCGACGCCTCGGACGGCGTACCCCGCACCCCCGCGCTGATGTACGACGACGCCCGGGCCTCCGCCGAGGCGCCTGACGTGACGGCCGCCCTCGGCTACGCGACGCAGCCGTCATGGGCCCTGCCGAAGCTCGTGCACCTGCTGCGCACCGGTCCCGCCCCGCTACGCGCCGACCTGGAGTCCGGGCGCGTCCGGTTGGTCCACTGCCCCGATCACCTCGCCGAACGCCTGGTCGGCGGGCCCGTCGCCACCGACTGGAGTCACGCGCTCAAGACGGGATACGACCTCGACGGCCTCGACTGGCCCACCGAGGCGCTCGGCAGGCTCGGCCTGCCCCAGGCGGTCCTGCCCGCGGTGGTGCGGCCCGGCACTCCGCTCGGCACGGTGTCCGCGTCTGGGGCGGACCATACCGGGCTGCCCGCCGGCATCCCGGTGCTCGCGGGCATGAGCGACGGCTGCGCCGCCCAGATCGCCGCCGGGGCGCTCGCCCCCGGTAGCTGGAACTCCGTGCTCGGCACGACCCTCGTCCTCAAGGGGGTCACCGCCACCCGCATCGTCGATCCGGCCAACGTGATCTACTCACACCGCCATCCCGACGGCGGCTGGCTGCCCGGCGGTGCCTCCAGTGTCGGCGCCGGCATCCTCGAACGCCGGTTCCCGAGTGTCGACCGCGACGCCCTCGACCGGGCCGCCGCCCGGTACGAGCCCTCAGGAGGCATCGCCTATCCCCTGCTCGGCCGCGGCGAGCGATTCCCTTTCGTCGCTCCGGACGCGGAGGGCTTCGAGCTCGGCACCCCGGTGGACGAGGCCGACCGGTATGCCGCCGTCCTGCAGGGCGTCGCGTTCGTCGAACGGCTCGCCTACGCCACGCTGCGCCATCTCGGCGCCGACGTGGACGGGCCGCTGTCGGTGACCGGCGGCGCCGTCCGCAGCCGATACTGGACACAGCTGCGCGCGGACATCCTGGGCCGGCCGATACGTCTCCCGGCGAACCCCGAACCGGCGTTCGGCATGGCCGTCCTCGCCGCCGCCGGAGACGGCCGCCTCTACGCGACGTCCCAGCGCTTCGTCCGCATCGCCGAGACCGTCGAGCCCCGGTCCGGAGCCGCCGAGCGGTTCGCCGACGCCTACGGTGGTTTCGTCGACGAGTTGGCCGCCCGCGGCCATCTCGACCCCGGACTCGCCCGCTACGCCAAGGAGCAACCGTGA
- a CDS encoding phage baseplate protein — protein MPTRRTFLIGGAVTGAVLLAARPAAAATVPRAARFDCAAPGARLLGDVPLHDVTVMQSFAFDDVNGHLYVVQLMAGGLQLPGEPEPVSGAVRAKNGDLCLTRLDRDGRETGHMYLLGFGHGVQIGAEPQGRDTFLWTEVDSVSDDGVSGWGSRLCRFPFVDGSVLTPDSPGLVRHVPVPGADRTTCGIDPVNRRLVMRHRVDGAFRYALYDLKDVRRHRYDPLAVVAQPELTYSFQGYATYGSYLYLLEGTSGAAPGNTYLTCVDWRTGAVVDRQFVTDGAEVEFREPEGMAIQVAGPKEVRLCFGFASGVAGARRANVYYKDALI, from the coding sequence ATGCCGACACGACGTACCTTCCTGATCGGCGGTGCCGTGACAGGCGCCGTGCTCCTCGCGGCTCGCCCCGCCGCCGCGGCCACCGTGCCGCGGGCCGCCCGTTTCGACTGTGCCGCACCAGGTGCGCGGCTGCTTGGAGATGTGCCCCTGCACGACGTGACCGTCATGCAGTCGTTCGCGTTCGACGACGTCAACGGTCACCTCTACGTCGTCCAGCTCATGGCCGGTGGCCTGCAGCTGCCCGGCGAGCCCGAGCCCGTCAGCGGCGCGGTGCGCGCCAAGAACGGCGACCTGTGCCTCACCCGGCTCGACCGCGACGGCCGCGAGACCGGCCACATGTATCTGCTCGGTTTCGGACACGGAGTGCAGATCGGCGCGGAGCCCCAGGGGCGGGACACGTTCCTGTGGACCGAGGTCGACTCGGTCTCCGACGACGGTGTCAGCGGCTGGGGCTCCCGGCTGTGCCGGTTCCCGTTCGTCGACGGCTCCGTTCTCACCCCGGACTCTCCCGGCCTCGTACGGCACGTCCCCGTGCCCGGCGCGGACCGCACGACCTGTGGCATCGACCCCGTCAACCGCCGGCTGGTCATGCGGCACCGCGTCGACGGAGCGTTCCGCTACGCGCTGTACGACCTGAAGGACGTCCGGCGCCACCGGTACGACCCGCTCGCCGTGGTCGCCCAGCCGGAGCTGACGTACTCCTTCCAGGGATACGCGACCTACGGGTCGTACCTGTACCTCCTGGAGGGAACGTCCGGTGCGGCGCCCGGGAACACGTATCTGACCTGCGTCGACTGGCGGACGGGAGCGGTCGTCGACCGGCAGTTCGTGACAGACGGCGCGGAGGTCGAATTCCGTGAGCCGGAGGGCATGGCGATCCAGGTCGCCGGCCCGAAGGAGGTGCGGCTCTGCTTCGGATTCGCCTCGGGGGTCGCCGGCGCCCGGCGGGCCAACGTGTACTACAAGGACGCGCTGATCTGA
- a CDS encoding inorganic phosphate transporter, with product MVVTAVFAVFTGFNDAGAQVGLGTRARGLPPLVALVAGAACRLVRGLPHVGTAGVRLRWLHTAAFSAGCVAYGANDGQKVLAVYFATRDGAFHGAADLAPVLVLLGGCFLVGGLAGLPKLAAGLGGTLTPTRTDTLVATEFTGAGVVLGTAALGAPVSMTQSLAGALIGTGLARGARRVRWRGVLALGRAWLLTLPLAYGLAALTHAAIGVLR from the coding sequence ATGGTGGTGACAGCTGTCTTCGCCGTGTTCACCGGATTCAACGACGCCGGTGCCCAGGTCGGCCTGGGCACCCGTGCCCGCGGGCTGCCTCCCCTGGTGGCGCTCGTCGCGGGCGCCGCCTGCCGTCTGGTGCGCGGTCTGCCGCACGTCGGCACGGCCGGTGTCCGGCTGCGATGGCTGCACACCGCGGCCTTCTCCGCCGGATGCGTCGCCTACGGCGCCAACGACGGGCAGAAGGTTCTCGCCGTGTACTTCGCCACCCGCGACGGCGCGTTCCACGGTGCGGCGGACCTCGCACCGGTGCTCGTGCTGCTCGGCGGCTGCTTTCTCGTCGGTGGGCTGGCCGGGCTCCCCAAGCTCGCGGCCGGTCTGGGAGGCACGCTCACGCCCACGCGCACCGACACCCTCGTCGCCACGGAGTTCACCGGCGCGGGCGTCGTTCTCGGCACCGCCGCGCTCGGCGCCCCGGTGAGCATGACCCAGTCTCTCGCCGGGGCGCTCATCGGCACCGGTCTCGCTCGCGGCGCCCGCCGCGTGCGATGGCGCGGCGTCCTCGCCCTGGGCCGGGCCTGGCTGTTGACGCTACCGCTCGCCTACGGGCTCGCCGCGCTCACCCACGCCGCGATCGGAGTGCTGAGATGA
- a CDS encoding DUF47 domain-containing protein, producing MSPGRVRRVLRDLSGRTDRTLAGLVVAQLRAAARGVVLARAAVDGDLRPAEARRRMALVEHEGDADRARLITRLRRSVTSPVDREDLFRLSRSVDDILDALRDFVREVDLYEASPDPLHGPVLAALADGVGRLTAAVELLADRPQAAADAALHAKKGGVRPAYQQAVAVLLTRPEPSLTSLLLLNRLDTAGAHLAAAADALADGVVKRFQ from the coding sequence GTGAGCCCCGGACGCGTACGCCGTGTCCTGCGCGACCTGTCCGGCCGTACCGACCGGACGCTCGCGGGTCTCGTGGTCGCCCAGCTACGCGCCGCCGCCCGCGGTGTGGTGCTCGCCCGCGCCGCCGTCGACGGTGATCTGCGTCCCGCGGAGGCCCGCCGCCGCATGGCCCTCGTCGAGCACGAGGGCGATGCCGACCGGGCGCGGCTCATCACCCGGCTGCGCCGTAGCGTGACCTCCCCCGTCGACCGCGAGGACCTGTTCCGGCTCTCCCGCAGCGTGGACGACATCCTCGACGCCCTGCGTGACTTCGTCCGCGAGGTGGATCTCTACGAGGCCTCGCCCGACCCTCTGCACGGACCGGTGCTGGCCGCTCTCGCCGACGGCGTCGGCCGGCTCACCGCCGCGGTCGAGCTTCTCGCCGACCGGCCACAGGCCGCCGCCGACGCGGCGCTGCACGCGAAGAAAGGAGGTGTGCGTCCCGCGTACCAGCAGGCCGTCGCGGTCCTGCTCACCCGACCGGAACCGTCCCTCACCTCACTGCTCCTGCTCAACCGGCTCGATACCGCGGGGGCGCACCTCGCCGCCGCGGCCGACGCCCTCGCCGACGGCGTCGTCAAACGTTTCCAGTGA